A stretch of the Hydra vulgaris chromosome 09, alternate assembly HydraT2T_AEP genome encodes the following:
- the LOC100200334 gene encoding protein MEMO1 isoform X2, with the protein MSFRRASHAGSWYSDSGEQLNKQLEQWLSEVNVKSTPARALISPHAGYTYCGACAAYAYKQINPMTIKRIFILGPSHHVALPGCAVTQTTSYETPLYNLKIDNLINNELLETGKFNIMSKETDENEHSIEMQLPFIAKVMESNKDNFTVVPILVGSTSHEQERLYGIIFSKYLKNPENLFVISSDFCHWGKRFRFTPYDKSKGEIYESIEDLDKMGMKYIEQLDTNSFYKYLEKFSNTICGRHPIGILLNAVNEVRSADASFKFHYYSQSSKCRRFEDSSVSYAAGTLTQL; encoded by the exons GTGAACAATTAAACAAGCAGCTTGAACAATGGTTATCTGAAGTAAATGTGAAATCTACACCTGCTAGAGCCTTGATATCACC gcATGCTGGATATACTTATTGTGGAGCATGTGCTGCTTATGCatacaaacaaataaatccTATGACCat taAACGGATATTTATTTTGGGACCATCTCATCATGTAGCTTTACCAGGTTGTGCGGTTACACAAACAACTTCATATGAAACTCctttgtataatttaaaaatcgataatttaataaacaatgaaCTCCTGGAGACTGGAAAATTCAACATTATGAGTAAAGAAACTGATGAAAATGAACATAGCATAGAAATGCAGTTACCTTTTATTGCTAAAGTAATGGAAAG taataaagaTAATTTCACAGTGGTACCTATTTTAGTTGGGAGTACAAGTCATGAACAAGAGCGGTTGTATGGCATTATTTTTAGCAAGTATTTAAAGAACCCTGAAAACTTGTTTGTCATCTCTTCAGATTTTTGTCATTGGGGAAAACGTTTTCGCTTCACACCTTATGATAAATCCAAAGGAGAAATTTATGAATCTATAGAAGATCTAGACAAAatg GGCATGAAGTACATAGAGCAGCTAGACactaattctttttataaatatcttgaaaaGTTTTCTAATACTATCTGTGGAAGACATCCTATTGGAATTTTACTAAAT GCTGTGAATGAAGTGCGATCGGCTGATGcttcttttaaatttcattattattccCAAAGCAGCAAATGTCGACGTTTTGAAGATTCGTCTGTTAGTTACGCTGCCGGAACTTTAactcaactttaa